The following are from one region of the Corylus avellana chromosome ca1, CavTom2PMs-1.0 genome:
- the LOC132189652 gene encoding dimethylnonatriene synthase-like, translated as MEIQTIVGLLALLAIFTHALLRLASHGKNGSPKLTGIPEPPGALPIIGHLFHLGGSDDPVARILGAMADKYGPLFSLRIGQRRLLVVSSKEMAKEFLATNDKVFATRASITFGKHTGYNNAIFALAPHGQYWREMRKMTSLELLSNDRLETQKHVPNSEVESMIKELFKLSEDNRVPTISEMFEHMAYNIILRKLVGKRFSAAEYREKSSEAGRIRSGISDALFLSGIFVLSDAIPCLEWMDFQGHVGSMKRAAKEIDSVLDIWLQEHLHQKKLECKSNEDRDFMDVMLSTFEEDAVISGHTRDTIIKATTLILILTGSGSTAVTLTWAVTLLLNHPKVLKAAQEELDTHVGKDKWVQESDIKNLNYVRAIVKETLRLYPPGPLTGIREAMEDCNIGDCFVPKGTRVVINIWKLQRDPRVWENPSEFQPERFLTTHAEVDVRGQNFEFIPFSFGRRSCPGIGYGFQVLHLALARVLQGFDIATVGGMKVDVREGLGIALPKVEPLQLVLKPRLPKDLY; from the exons ATGGAGATCCAAACAATTGTAGGTCTTCTAGCTTTGCTAGCAATCTTCACCCATGCTCTCTTGAGACTTGCATCTCACGGCAAAAATGGCTCCCCCAAACTAACTGGAATCCCTGAGCCACCGGGTGCACTACCCATCATAGGCCACCTCTTCCATCTCGGCGGCAGCGATGACCCAGTTGCCCGAATTCTTGGCGCCATGGCCGACAAGTACGGCCCGCTCTTCTCGCTACGGATCGGCCAGCGCCGGCTCCTGGTGGTGAGCAGCAAGGAGATGGCGAAGGAATTCCTGGCCACCAACGACAAAGTTTTCGCCACCAGGGCGAGCATAACATTTGGAAAACATACTGGTTACAACAATGCCATCTTTGCTCTTGCTCCTCACGGCCAATATTGGCGTGAAATGAGGAAGATGACCAGTCTTGAGCTCCTGTCGAACGACCGGCTGGAGACCCAGAAACATGTTCCAAATTCAGAAGTGGAGTCAATGATTAAGGAGTTGTTCAAGCTGTCGGAAGACAACAGGGTGCCGACAATCAGCGAGATGTTTGAGCACATGGCATACAATATCATCCTCAGGAAGCTCGTCGGGAAGCGGTTTTCGGCCGCCGAGTACCGGGAGAAGAGCAGCGAGGCGGGCCGGATAAGGAGCGGCATCAGCGACGCCTTGTTTCtgagtggtatttttgtgttgtCGGACGCCATTCCTTGTCTTGAGTGGATGGATTTTCAGGGGCATGTGGGTTCCATGAAAAGGGCTGCTAAGGAGATTGATTCGGTGCTTGATATTTGGCTCCAAGAACATCTCCACCAGAAAAAATTAGAGTGTAAAAGTAATGAGGATAGGGATTTCATGGATGTGATGCTATCAACCTTTGAGGAGGATGCTGTGATTTCTGGCCACACACGAGATACCATCATCAAGGCAACAACATTG ATTCTCATCCTAACAGGCTCAGGAAGCACAGCTGTGACTCTAACATGGGCAGTGACCCTACTCTTAAACCACCCAAAAGTCCTAAAGGCTGCCCAAGAAGAGCTAGACACCCATGTGGGGAAGGACAAATGGGTGCAAGAATCCGACATCAAGAACCTCAACTACGTCCGAGCCATTGTTAAGGAAACCCTGCGCCTCTACCCACCAGGCCCCCTCACAGGAATACGGGAGGCCATGGAAGACTGCAACATTGGTGACTGCTTTGTTCCAAAGGGCACTCGTGTGGTCATCAACATATGGAAGCTGCAGCGCGACCCACGGGTGTGGGAGAACCCGTCGGAGTTTCAGCCGGAGCGGTTTCTGACAACTCATGCAGAGGTTGACGTTAGGGGTCAGAATTTTGAGTTTATTCCGTTTAGTTTTGGAAGAAGGTCATGCCCTGGAATTGGATACGGCTTTCAAGTGCTTCACTTGGCATTGGCTCGAGTGCTTCAAGGATTTGATATTGCAACCGTGGGAGGCATGAAGGTTGACGTGCGTGAAGGATTGGGAATTGCTTTGCCAAAGGTGGAGCCACTACAACTTGTGCTCAAGCCTCGCCTTCCTAAGGATCTCTATTAA
- the LOC132189406 gene encoding dimethylnonatriene synthase-like, producing the protein MEIQTIIGLVALLAIFTHVLLRLASHGNNGSPKLTGIPEPPGALPFIGHLLSLGSHKDDPVARILGAMADKYGPLFSLRIGLRRLLVVSSKEMAKEFLATNDKVFATRASITVGKHIGYNNAIFALAPHGQYWRDVRKMASHELLSNDRLETLKHVPDSEVESMIKELFKLSEDNKVATISEMFEHMAYNIILRKLVGKRFSAAEYGEKSSEAGRIRSGISDALFLSGIFVLSDAIPCLEWMDFQGHVGSMKRAAKEIDSVLDIWLQEHLHQKKLECKSNEDRDFMDVMLSTFEEDAVISGHTRDTIIKATTLILILTGSGSTAVTLTWAVTLLLNHPKVLKAAQEELDTHVGKDKWVQESDIKNLNYVRAIVKETLRLYPPGPLTGIREAMEDCNIGDCFVPKGTRVVINIWKLQRDPRVWENPSEFQPERFLTTHAEVDVRGQNFEFIPFSFGRRSCPGIGYGFQVLHLALARVLQGFDIATVGGMKVDVREGLGIALPKVEPLQLVLKPRLPKDLY; encoded by the exons ATGGAGATCCAAACAATTATAGGCCTTGTAGCTTTGCTAGCAATCTTCACCCATGTCCTCTTGAGACTTGCATCTCACGGCAACAATGGCTCCCCCAAACTTACCGGAATTCCTGAGCCACCCGGTGCACTACCCTTCATAGGCCACCTCCTCAGTCTCGGCAGCCACAAGGATGACCCGGTTGCCCGAATTCTCGGGGCCATGGCCGACAAGTACGGCCCGCTCTTCTCGCTACGGATCGGCCTGCGCCGGCTCTTGGTGGTGAGCAGCAAGGAGATGGCGAAGGAATTCCTGGCCACCAACGACAAAGTTTTCGCCACCAGGGCGAGCATAACAGTTGGAAAACACATTGGTTACAACAATGCCATCTTTGCTCTTGCTCCTCATGGCCAATATTGGCGTGATGTGAGGAAGATGGCCAGTCATGAGCTCCTGTCGAACGACCGGCTGGAAACGCTAAAACATGTTCCAGATTCAGAAGTGGAGTCAATGATTAAGGAGTTGTTCAAGCTGTCGGAAGACAACAAGGTGGCAACAATCAGCGAGATGTTTGAGCACATGGCATACAATATCATCCTCAGGAAGCTTGTCGGGAAGCGGTTTTCAGCAGCCGAGTACGGGGAGAAGAGCAGCGAGGCGGGCCGGATAAGGAGCGGCATCAGCGACGCCTTGTTTCtgagtggtatttttgtgttgtCGGACGCCATTCCTTGTCTTGAGTGGATGGATTTTCAGGGGCATGTGGGTTCCATGAAAAGGGCTGCTAAGGAGATTGATTCGGTGCTTGATATTTGGCTCCAAGAACATCTCCACCAGAAAAAATTAGAGTGTAAAAGTAATGAGGATAGGGATTTCATGGATGTGATGCTATCAACCTTTGAGGAGGATGCTGTGATTTCTGGCCACACACGAGATACCATCATCAAGGCAACAACATTG ATTCTCATCCTAACAGGCTCAGGAAGCACAGCTGTGACTCTAACATGGGCAGTGACCCTACTCTTAAACCACCCAAAAGTCCTAAAGGCTGCCCAAGAAGAGCTAGACACCCATGTGGGGAAGGACAAATGGGTGCAAGAATCCGACATCAAGAACCTCAACTACGTCCGAGCCATTGTTAAGGAAACCCTGCGCCTCTACCCACCAGGCCCCCTCACAGGAATACGGGAGGCCATGGAAGACTGCAACATTGGTGACTGCTTTGTTCCAAAGGGCACTCGTGTGGTCATCAACATATGGAAGCTGCAGCGCGACCCACGGGTGTGGGAGAACCCGTCGGAGTTTCAGCCGGAGCGGTTTCTGACAACTCATGCAGAGGTTGACGTTAGGGGTCAGAATTTTGAGTTTATTCCGTTTAGTTTTGGAAGAAGGTCATGCCCTGGAATTGGATACGGCTTTCAAGTGCTTCACTTGGCATTGGCTCGAGTGCTTCAAGGATTTGATATTGCAACCGTGGGAGGCATGAAGGTGGACGTGCGTGAAGGATTGGGAATTGCTTTGCCAAAGGTTGAGCCACTACAACTTGTGCTCAAGCCTCGCCTTCCTAAGGATCTCTATTAA